The Panacibacter microcysteis genome includes a window with the following:
- a CDS encoding porin family protein, producing the protein MKNKVLSLLTIATITAGSVLAQDAKVNPGGIFIKGGYNAANITENKNGSVNEAKTLSTFHVGVVADIPLAPVLSFQTGLLLNGKGSKTNLYLNDADQSDNFYKTTFNPLYLELPANLVVKFPIGAGARIYAGAGPYAAMGIGGKAKTEASLAGVKTSTSETINFNDDDPTTGEQEGARYDRLKRFDFGINALAGVEVSRFMIGVNYGLGLTKINSTQTDNSTDENKYRTFSIGVGVRL; encoded by the coding sequence ATGAAGAACAAAGTATTATCATTACTTACAATTGCAACGATTACAGCAGGTTCTGTGTTAGCCCAGGATGCAAAAGTAAACCCCGGAGGAATTTTTATTAAAGGTGGATACAATGCAGCCAATATTACCGAGAACAAAAATGGTTCTGTAAACGAGGCAAAAACGCTCAGCACCTTTCATGTCGGCGTTGTTGCAGACATTCCTTTAGCGCCGGTATTGTCTTTCCAGACTGGATTATTGCTCAACGGAAAAGGTTCTAAAACCAATTTGTATCTAAACGATGCAGATCAGTCCGATAACTTTTACAAAACAACTTTTAATCCATTGTACCTTGAACTACCTGCAAACCTGGTAGTAAAATTCCCGATAGGTGCTGGTGCACGTATTTATGCAGGTGCAGGCCCCTATGCAGCGATGGGTATTGGTGGTAAAGCAAAAACAGAAGCTTCTCTGGCAGGTGTAAAAACGTCTACCAGTGAAACAATTAATTTTAACGATGATGATCCTACAACCGGAGAACAGGAAGGTGCACGTTACGACAGGCTAAAGAGGTTTGACTTTGGTATCAACGCACTTGCTGGTGTTGAGGTGAGCCGTTTTATGATTGGTGTTAACTATGGTCTTGGCTTAACCAAGATTAACTCTACACAAACTGACAACAGTACAGACGAAAACAAGTATCGCACATTTAGTATAGGTGTAGGTGTAAGACTTTAA
- a CDS encoding PSD1 and planctomycete cytochrome C domain-containing protein, translated as MKKSFILFGITTVVLAFPLIFNSCENNGDVVADGNVMPDSVSYNFHIRPILSDKCFACHGPDGNKRKADLRLDIPEAAYAALKETKGGFAIVPFKPEASELFKRVASKDTAFMMPPVESHLGALTPFEISLIEKWIAQGAKYEKHWAFTAPKKAALPKVKDDKWVKNEIDYFVLDKLEDINLAPNEEADKERLLKRVSFDLTGLPPTLEMMDAFIADNTPNAYEKVVDQLISSPQYGEHMAVHWLDVARYADSYGYQDDNIRSQWPWRDWVIHAFNENMPYDSFVTWQIAGDMLPQASNEQILATGFLRNHKYTEEGGVVPEEYRIEYLLDKTKTYSKGVLGITMECAQCHDHKYDPFSQKDYYSMLAFFNNTKEAGYEGDVSISQPAKNPILTLHDTDIVKTMQFINKKDTGKLMISVMGELKDSVRKTYLLARGQYTNPTEEVQPHAPASILSFDTAKYPRNRFGLAKWTVDKTNPLTARVFVNQLWQEIFGKGLVKTSGDFGMQGELPSHPQLLDWLAVDFMEHNWDVKRLVKQLLMSATYRQSDVAPKDKMEKDPENKYYARGPRNRLSAESIRDMILASSGLLNKTIGGPSVKPYQPKGLWESATSGRGVLATYKQDHKEDLYRRGMYTFIKLTVPPPSMIMFDASNRDQCEVKRLKTNTPLQALIMENDPTMLEASRVLAQNLATEKTPAEEKITKAFRLIVCRRPTDKENAVLNGYYKDQLTAFQQKKLSADSTLKVGEYTMNDKADKTTSAALMKVIELIYNLEESITKT; from the coding sequence ATGAAAAAATCTTTTATTCTTTTTGGGATAACCACAGTGGTGTTGGCATTTCCACTCATTTTCAATAGTTGTGAAAATAACGGCGATGTTGTGGCAGACGGCAATGTTATGCCGGATAGCGTAAGCTACAATTTTCACATTCGTCCTATACTGTCAGACAAATGTTTTGCCTGTCATGGCCCCGATGGCAACAAGCGCAAAGCAGACCTCAGACTCGATATTCCCGAAGCAGCTTACGCAGCACTAAAAGAAACAAAAGGTGGTTTTGCCATTGTACCTTTTAAACCGGAAGCTTCTGAACTTTTTAAAAGAGTAGCATCAAAAGATACTGCTTTTATGATGCCGCCTGTTGAGTCTCATCTCGGCGCCCTCACTCCTTTCGAAATTTCATTGATAGAAAAATGGATTGCACAGGGTGCAAAATATGAGAAACACTGGGCCTTTACTGCACCAAAGAAAGCAGCGCTTCCAAAAGTTAAAGACGACAAATGGGTAAAGAACGAAATAGATTATTTTGTCTTAGATAAACTTGAAGACATTAACCTTGCACCCAACGAAGAGGCAGATAAAGAGCGTTTACTCAAACGCGTTTCTTTTGATCTTACAGGCCTGCCACCCACGCTCGAAATGATGGATGCTTTTATCGCAGACAATACACCCAACGCCTACGAAAAAGTAGTGGATCAACTCATTTCCTCTCCGCAATATGGCGAGCATATGGCTGTGCACTGGCTGGATGTTGCACGCTATGCAGACTCGTACGGCTATCAGGATGATAATATCCGTTCGCAATGGCCCTGGCGCGATTGGGTTATACACGCATTCAATGAAAACATGCCGTATGACTCTTTTGTAACATGGCAGATTGCCGGTGATATGCTGCCGCAGGCTTCCAACGAACAAATACTTGCTACCGGCTTTTTGCGCAACCATAAATACACAGAGGAAGGCGGTGTGGTTCCGGAAGAATACCGTATTGAATACCTGCTTGATAAAACAAAAACATACAGCAAAGGCGTACTCGGTATTACCATGGAATGTGCGCAGTGCCACGATCATAAGTATGATCCTTTTTCGCAAAAAGATTATTATTCCATGCTTGCCTTTTTCAACAATACCAAAGAGGCAGGTTATGAAGGCGATGTAAGTATTTCGCAGCCCGCCAAAAATCCTATTCTTACGTTGCATGATACCGATATTGTAAAAACCATGCAGTTCATAAACAAGAAAGATACGGGCAAACTGATGATCTCTGTAATGGGAGAGTTAAAAGACAGCGTGCGTAAAACATACCTGCTTGCCAGGGGGCAATACACCAACCCTACAGAAGAAGTACAGCCACATGCGCCTGCCTCTATTCTTAGTTTTGATACGGCCAAATATCCACGCAACAGGTTTGGGCTAGCAAAATGGACAGTTGATAAAACCAACCCACTTACTGCACGTGTATTTGTAAACCAGTTGTGGCAGGAGATTTTTGGGAAGGGCCTTGTAAAAACTTCCGGCGATTTTGGTATGCAGGGCGAGCTGCCAAGCCACCCACAATTACTGGATTGGCTGGCAGTTGATTTTATGGAACATAACTGGGATGTAAAACGCCTGGTAAAACAATTGCTCATGTCGGCCACTTACCGGCAGAGCGATGTTGCGCCCAAAGACAAGATGGAAAAAGATCCTGAAAATAAGTACTACGCACGTGGGCCGCGCAACCGCTTATCTGCAGAATCTATACGCGATATGATTCTTGCCAGCAGCGGCTTACTCAACAAAACAATTGGCGGGCCAAGCGTAAAACCCTACCAGCCCAAAGGTCTTTGGGAGTCTGCCACATCTGGCCGTGGCGTGCTGGCTACCTATAAGCAGGATCACAAAGAAGACCTTTACCGCCGCGGCATGTACACATTTATAAAACTCACCGTGCCGCCACCTTCCATGATTATGTTCGATGCCAGTAACCGCGATCAGTGCGAGGTGAAAAGGCTTAAGACAAATACACCGCTGCAGGCACTTATTATGGAGAACGACCCCACCATGCTGGAAGCATCGCGGGTGCTGGCGCAAAACCTTGCCACAGAAAAAACGCCTGCAGAAGAGAAGATCACCAAAGCTTTCAGGCTGATTGTTTGCAGGCGCCCGACAGACAAAGAAAACGCAGTGTTGAACGGTTATTACAAAGATCAACTTACGGCATTTCAGCAAAAAAAATTAAGTGCAGACAGTACACTTAAAGTTGGAGAATACACGATGAATGATAAGGCAGACAAAACCACATCTGCCGCACTTATGAAAGTAATAGAATTGATCTATAACCTGGAAGAAAGTATAACAAAGACTTAG
- a CDS encoding gliding motility-associated C-terminal domain-containing protein gives MRKLILYIIFCCIVFNANADHITGGQIYYTLKSVSGPNYTYAVTVKMYMDCNSFREFYNPAYISVFNKKTTARVQDLMVSLTNIEVIRLTDVDECITNPPVVCHKIGYYIFDITLPASPDGYLLTTEVFFRVNNMNNLVSGYDNVGATYTAEIPGTFLLTAGPTNSSARFTGSDLVIICASHEFEYSFGSEDPDGDELTYSLCNAYRSDNFMFGVDLTPAAAPPYPSVPYDPEFSGGRPLGNNVHIDAKTGLISGIAPGPGTYVVTVCVEEKRNGKIIATQRKDLQIRVTDCSFTSATLADQYLLCDTSKTIYLENLSTSALIQSYNWRITDNGGATLFSSPDPTATYSFTDTGKYNIMLDINKNQKCADSANSTILVYPGFKPGFDYKGLCVDKQTQFIDISSSFYGTVNSWQWSFTGQVTLPETSTLQNPVYTYNSLGSKLVSLVVADSKGCTDTVYKTIEVVDKPPLNLAFKDTLICKPDTLQLVTGNTGKFFWTPANLVSNVADPNPVVMPDRTTTYYVELDIDGCKNNDSVTVNVVDHVTLTAMPDSTICSGDPTILHIVSDGLQFNWQPADKLTDASLKEPSATTNNQTLFTVTANIGRCIATDKINITTVPYPVALAGNDTIICFGTSALLHGFTDGNRLLWSPAGQLQNTASINTTALPATSTTYTLTAFYDKGCPKPGIDSVRVTVLPKINAFAGRDTTVVVNQVLQLNGSGGTTYTWVPAANLSAANIANPVARFSYASDNAYKLVVGNEAGCHDSAYIQVKVYKTRPSIFVPTGFTPNKDGKNDVLRPIIAGMQKMEIFSVYNRWGQLLFSTAVEQHGWDGTVSGNPQPTGTYVWMVKAIDYTGAPYFTKGTTTLIR, from the coding sequence GTGAGAAAACTGATCCTGTATATCATTTTTTGCTGTATTGTTTTTAATGCCAATGCAGACCATATAACAGGTGGGCAGATTTACTATACGCTAAAATCTGTAAGCGGGCCAAATTACACTTATGCAGTTACAGTAAAAATGTATATGGATTGTAATTCTTTTCGTGAATTTTATAATCCGGCTTATATATCTGTTTTCAATAAAAAAACCACAGCAAGGGTTCAGGATCTGATGGTTTCTCTTACTAATATAGAAGTGATCAGGCTTACAGATGTGGACGAATGTATAACCAACCCGCCGGTAGTTTGTCATAAAATTGGATATTATATTTTTGACATTACTCTTCCTGCATCTCCCGATGGCTATCTCCTGACTACCGAAGTTTTTTTTAGGGTGAATAATATGAATAATCTTGTTTCCGGTTACGATAATGTCGGTGCAACCTATACAGCCGAAATTCCCGGTACGTTCTTACTTACTGCTGGCCCTACAAACAGCAGTGCAAGATTTACAGGATCGGATCTTGTAATTATTTGCGCATCGCATGAGTTTGAATACAGCTTTGGTTCTGAAGACCCGGATGGAGATGAGCTGACGTACTCGCTTTGCAATGCATACAGGTCTGATAATTTTATGTTTGGAGTAGATCTTACACCCGCAGCAGCACCGCCATATCCATCAGTACCTTATGACCCTGAGTTTTCCGGAGGCCGGCCTCTGGGAAATAATGTACATATTGATGCAAAAACAGGATTAATAAGTGGTATCGCACCGGGACCTGGTACCTATGTAGTAACAGTTTGCGTGGAAGAAAAACGAAATGGAAAAATTATTGCTACACAGCGCAAAGATCTGCAGATCCGGGTAACCGACTGTTCTTTTACCTCTGCCACGCTCGCCGATCAATACCTGCTTTGCGATACCTCTAAGACGATTTACCTGGAAAATCTTTCCACCAGTGCCCTTATTCAAAGCTATAACTGGCGCATTACTGATAATGGAGGCGCAACGTTGTTCAGTTCTCCAGACCCAACCGCAACCTATAGCTTTACAGATACCGGCAAATACAATATAATGCTTGACATAAACAAGAACCAGAAGTGTGCAGACTCTGCAAACAGCACCATCCTGGTATACCCCGGCTTCAAGCCAGGATTTGACTATAAAGGATTGTGTGTGGACAAACAAACGCAGTTTATTGATATCTCATCATCTTTTTATGGCACAGTAAACTCATGGCAATGGAGCTTTACCGGTCAGGTTACACTCCCCGAAACTTCAACATTGCAAAACCCCGTCTATACATATAACAGCCTTGGCAGTAAACTGGTAAGTCTGGTCGTGGCGGATTCAAAAGGCTGTACGGATACAGTTTATAAAACAATTGAAGTGGTTGATAAGCCACCGCTCAACCTTGCATTCAAAGATACTTTGATCTGCAAACCTGATACACTTCAACTGGTAACCGGCAACACGGGAAAATTTTTCTGGACGCCGGCTAATCTTGTATCAAACGTTGCTGACCCAAACCCTGTGGTCATGCCTGATAGAACAACCACTTATTACGTAGAGCTGGATATTGATGGGTGCAAAAACAACGATTCAGTAACAGTTAATGTGGTAGATCATGTAACGTTGACCGCTATGCCAGACTCCACGATCTGCAGCGGAGACCCTACAATACTGCACATTGTATCAGATGGGTTGCAATTCAACTGGCAACCTGCGGACAAGCTTACCGATGCCTCTTTAAAAGAACCGTCTGCAACCACAAATAACCAAACCCTGTTTACCGTTACCGCAAACATTGGCAGGTGCATCGCTACAGATAAAATCAATATCACCACTGTGCCCTACCCTGTGGCGTTAGCCGGCAACGATACCATCATCTGCTTCGGCACCTCCGCGTTGCTGCACGGCTTTACAGATGGTAACCGGTTGCTGTGGTCGCCTGCCGGCCAGCTTCAGAATACAGCCTCCATTAATACCACTGCCCTGCCGGCAACTTCCACAACATATACCCTTACGGCATTTTATGACAAAGGATGCCCCAAACCGGGTATCGATTCTGTACGGGTAACTGTATTGCCTAAAATCAACGCATTTGCAGGCCGCGACACAACCGTTGTGGTTAACCAGGTGCTGCAACTAAACGGAAGTGGTGGTACTACTTATACATGGGTGCCAGCTGCAAATCTTTCCGCAGCAAATATTGCAAATCCGGTTGCAAGATTTTCTTATGCATCAGACAACGCATACAAACTGGTTGTTGGCAATGAAGCCGGTTGTCATGATTCAGCGTATATTCAGGTCAAAGTATATAAAACACGTCCTTCCATATTTGTACCCACCGGTTTTACACCCAACAAAGACGGCAAAAATGACGTGCTGCGGCCAATTATTGCAGGCATGCAAAAAATGGAAATATTCAGTGTTTATAATCGCTGGGGCCAGTTACTCTTTAGTACCGCCGTTGAGCAGCATGGCTGGGATGGTACTGTTAGCGGCAACCCTCAGCCAACAGGCACATACGTGTGGATGGTAAAAGCCATTGACTATACAGGCGCTCCGTACTTCACCAAAGGCACCACAACTTTAATAAGATAA
- a CDS encoding DUF1501 domain-containing protein has translation MSKEFIEHRLNMNRRRFLSRMSLGIGSVALGSLLIPDLFSGKSEEETIMSGLPHFAPKAKRVIYLFQNGAPSQLDLFDYKPMLQQMHGEDLPASIRMGQRLTGMTADQKKFPLAGTVFKFNRHGQAGAYISELLPYTAKIADDICIVKTLYTEAINHDPALTFFQTGAQVGNRPSMGAWVSYGLGTENKNLPSFCVLLSKGKGNGQGVYSKLWTNGFLDSTYQGVQFSSGDHPVLYLNDADGITREDRRKMLDKLGELNEENYKQFGDPEISAKIQQYELAYRMQTAVPEVTDLSKEPESIIKLYGPECLVPGTYAANCLLARKLSENGVRFVQLYHQGWDGHNNLPGEIVGQCKDVDQASAALITDLKQRGLLDETLVIWGGEFGRTNYCQGELTKDNYGRDHHPRCFTVWMAGGGVKPGIVYGETDEFGYNIAENPVHVHDFHATILNLLGMDHEKLTYKHLGRRYRLTDVSGELVKGIMT, from the coding sequence ATGTCAAAAGAATTTATAGAACACAGGCTGAATATGAACCGCAGGCGCTTTCTTTCGAGAATGAGTTTGGGTATTGGCAGTGTGGCGCTGGGCTCATTGCTTATACCCGATCTGTTCAGCGGTAAGAGTGAGGAAGAAACCATTATGAGCGGTTTGCCACATTTTGCTCCAAAAGCAAAACGGGTAATATACCTTTTCCAAAATGGTGCACCGTCTCAGCTTGACCTGTTTGATTATAAGCCCATGCTGCAACAAATGCACGGAGAAGACCTGCCCGCCTCCATACGTATGGGGCAGCGGCTTACCGGCATGACGGCTGACCAGAAAAAATTTCCGCTGGCGGGCACTGTTTTTAAATTCAACAGGCACGGGCAGGCCGGTGCATACATCAGTGAATTGCTGCCTTACACGGCAAAAATTGCCGATGACATTTGCATTGTAAAAACGTTGTATACAGAAGCCATTAACCATGATCCCGCATTAACGTTTTTTCAAACGGGTGCACAGGTAGGCAACAGGCCTAGTATGGGTGCATGGGTTAGTTATGGTTTGGGAACAGAAAATAAAAACCTGCCGTCTTTTTGTGTATTGTTGTCTAAAGGCAAAGGAAATGGCCAGGGCGTTTATTCAAAACTGTGGACAAACGGTTTTCTCGATTCCACCTACCAGGGCGTGCAATTCAGCAGCGGAGATCACCCGGTGCTTTATTTAAATGACGCAGACGGCATAACAAGGGAAGACCGGCGTAAAATGCTGGATAAACTGGGTGAGCTAAACGAAGAAAACTACAAACAATTTGGCGACCCGGAAATAAGCGCCAAGATACAGCAGTACGAACTGGCTTACAGGATGCAGACAGCGGTGCCGGAAGTAACCGATCTTTCCAAAGAACCGGAATCTATCATCAAGCTATATGGACCTGAATGCCTGGTGCCTGGGACTTATGCAGCCAATTGTTTACTGGCCCGTAAGCTGTCTGAAAATGGGGTTCGCTTTGTACAACTGTACCACCAGGGCTGGGATGGGCACAACAACTTACCCGGCGAAATTGTAGGCCAATGCAAAGATGTAGACCAGGCCAGCGCCGCATTGATCACAGATCTTAAACAACGCGGTTTGCTGGATGAGACGCTCGTTATTTGGGGTGGGGAATTTGGCAGAACAAATTATTGCCAGGGAGAACTAACAAAAGATAATTACGGCAGGGATCATCACCCACGTTGCTTTACCGTTTGGATGGCCGGTGGTGGAGTGAAGCCGGGCATTGTATATGGAGAAACAGACGAATTTGGTTATAACATAGCTGAGAACCCTGTGCATGTACACGATTTTCATGCAACGATCTTAAACCTGCTGGGTATGGATCATGAAAAACTTACTTACAAACACCTGGGCCGGCGATACAGGCTTACCGATGTATCCGGCGAACTGGTAAAAGGAATAATGACATAA
- a CDS encoding anti-sigma factor domain-containing protein: MATAAEAAELELLCTQYADIKQAVDDFAALMEANAFENAMPPPPLVKENIMLALADEFTGNKKQSPVVQLNTNTNDEAIMAAPAKPFWRYLAAASIILLVGSTALNFYFYSNYKDSNEKYVALLQERNTLQANNDVYRTNFSIIEDTNVQKIDLKTVKPDQNNLASVFWNKKTNDVYIMSASLAPLPADKQYELWAIIDGTPVNAGALGNCGKEALCKMLNVSKTPQVFAITVEEKGNVKATPNLPGMVVAGEVKI, from the coding sequence GGTCGACGACTTTGCCGCGCTTATGGAAGCCAATGCTTTTGAGAATGCTATGCCTCCACCGCCGCTGGTGAAGGAAAATATTATGCTTGCCCTGGCCGACGAATTTACCGGCAACAAAAAGCAATCGCCGGTTGTACAACTCAATACCAATACAAACGACGAAGCAATAATGGCTGCACCCGCCAAACCTTTCTGGCGCTATCTTGCTGCGGCATCAATCATATTACTTGTCGGCAGTACAGCACTGAATTTTTATTTCTACAGCAATTATAAAGACAGTAACGAAAAGTATGTTGCATTGCTGCAGGAACGAAATACACTACAGGCTAATAATGATGTATACCGCACCAACTTCTCTATTATAGAAGATACCAATGTGCAGAAAATAGATCTTAAAACTGTAAAGCCGGATCAGAATAATCTCGCCTCGGTTTTCTGGAATAAAAAGACAAATGATGTTTATATTATGTCTGCTTCACTGGCACCATTGCCTGCTGATAAACAGTATGAGCTGTGGGCAATTATAGACGGCACACCCGTAAACGCCGGCGCCCTCGGTAATTGTGGTAAAGAAGCATTGTGCAAAATGTTAAACGTTAGCAAAACGCCCCAGGTCTTTGCCATAACGGTTGAAGAAAAAGGCAATGTTAAAGCTACACCAAACCTCCCCGGTATGGTAGTAGCGGGCGAAGTGAAGATTTAA